The following coding sequences lie in one Leptospira hartskeerlii genomic window:
- a CDS encoding polyamine aminopropyltransferase yields the protein MQRALLISVLILSSCGLVYELLAGTVASYLLGETVTQFSLVIGVYLFSMGIGSWLSRYLIEDLIPKFLDVELALGLLGGFSAAILFLSFGQTRIFQIPLFTIVVAVGTLVGMEIPLLLRILKNKLGFRDMVSKVLSLDYAGALLASLAFPIFFAPKLGMVRTSFFFGLLNAGTALWGTFVLPLSEKHKNLLRAKSALVLTLLGLGFAFSEMITYYSEENLFSDEIIYSKQTNFQKIIVTRYKSELRLFLNGHLQFSSRDEYRYHETLAHPALLSHPNPKRILVLGGGDGLAVREILKYPSVESITLVDLDPEMTRIFSEQPVLTEINGFSLKNPKVKVQNADAFLWLEESNSVFDVVLIDFPDPSNFSIGKLYSTAFYRSLKRRLNEFSIVEIQSTSPLFARMSFWCVEATLKESGFNTRALHVYVPSFGEWGFILGSVGKLGGYRKDLPAGLKFLNETELKSISEFPQDMSRVPTEPNRLDNQSLVRYYDQEWNRILD from the coding sequence CTGCAGAGAGCCTTATTAATCTCCGTCCTAATCCTTTCTTCCTGCGGTTTAGTATACGAGCTATTAGCAGGCACTGTGGCGAGTTACTTGCTCGGAGAGACAGTCACTCAATTCTCTTTAGTCATTGGAGTTTATTTATTCTCCATGGGGATCGGTAGTTGGCTTTCCAGATACCTGATCGAAGATCTGATCCCTAAGTTTTTGGACGTGGAACTCGCGTTAGGATTATTAGGTGGATTCAGTGCTGCAATTCTATTCTTAAGTTTTGGACAAACTAGAATTTTCCAAATCCCACTCTTCACTATCGTTGTAGCAGTAGGAACCCTTGTAGGTATGGAGATACCTTTACTTCTCCGCATCCTAAAAAATAAATTAGGATTTCGTGATATGGTTTCCAAAGTGCTCAGCTTGGATTACGCAGGAGCACTTTTGGCTTCCTTGGCATTTCCGATATTCTTCGCTCCTAAATTGGGAATGGTGAGAACTTCCTTCTTTTTCGGATTACTCAACGCTGGAACGGCACTATGGGGAACATTCGTTCTTCCACTTTCCGAGAAACATAAAAACTTATTGAGAGCGAAATCGGCTCTTGTATTGACCTTATTAGGATTAGGTTTCGCATTTTCCGAAATGATCACATATTACAGTGAGGAAAATCTTTTTTCAGACGAGATCATCTACTCCAAACAAACCAATTTTCAAAAGATTATAGTGACCAGATACAAAAGTGAGCTCAGGCTTTTTTTGAACGGACATCTACAATTCAGTTCCAGAGACGAGTATAGATACCACGAGACATTGGCACATCCTGCCCTTCTATCTCATCCAAACCCAAAAAGAATATTGGTTTTAGGAGGAGGAGACGGTTTAGCAGTAAGAGAGATCCTAAAATACCCAAGTGTAGAATCCATCACCTTAGTGGACTTGGACCCGGAGATGACTCGGATCTTTTCGGAACAGCCTGTTCTCACGGAGATCAACGGATTTAGTTTAAAAAATCCTAAAGTAAAAGTGCAAAACGCAGACGCTTTTTTATGGTTAGAAGAATCGAATTCAGTATTCGACGTGGTGTTGATAGATTTTCCGGATCCGAGTAATTTCTCCATTGGAAAATTATACAGTACCGCATTTTACAGAAGTTTAAAAAGAAGGCTCAACGAATTTTCGATCGTAGAGATACAGTCCACTTCTCCTCTATTCGCTAGAATGTCTTTCTGGTGCGTAGAAGCTACTCTTAAGGAATCAGGATTTAATACCAGGGCCTTACATGTATATGTTCCTTCCTTCGGAGAATGGGGATTTATTTTAGGGAGTGTCGGAAAATTAGGAGGGTACAGAAAAGACCTTCCGGCAGGATTAAAATTCCTGAATGAAACTGAACTCAAATCCATTTCGGAATTCCCGCAAGATATGTCCAGAGTGCCAACTGAACCGAATCGATTAGACAACCAGAGTCTTGTACGTTATTACGACCAAGAATGGAATCGAATCTTAGATTAA